The genomic stretch CTTACTTAAATCCAGAGTACTTCGACTGTTCTACTTCATCACATATCTAGATTGCTTAAGCCTTACTCTTGAAGAAATATCTTTCAACCACATCTCTTTAGCTGCATACTGAAGTTATGTAGTGGATAGATCACAACATATTTTTGCAGCTTAGATTATCATGAAATAACTCTCCGAGCAAATGCATTACTGTTCAGTGATCTGTTCTAGGATTGGCAGGAAACTTACTAACCACTGACGACATATCCAATACATGGCCTTGTGCATTCCATAAAATATATGACTTACCTACAACCGATGCATCGGGAGCTTTCTCCATTTCCAGTTTCTCCTTCTCACTTGAAGGGAATTGCTTAGAGGTCAGCTTTAAGTGATTGGCGAGTGGTTTTCCTTACTAGCTTAAGcatatttcatatatatatgtgggaAAATGTAGGGTATGCCgttgatatcaagtatgctagcacccattgtgtgtctctctctttttcttttttctgaaatgaccttcatatccttcctgaatgatactccatcgtgtaatcctattggtgctatctgctagcatacttgatatgcCAAATGTTTAACAAAAAGGACCACGTCATTGGTAGACTTGAGCTTGNNNNNNNNNNNNNNNNNNNNNNNNNNNNNNNNNNNNNNNNNNNNNNNNNNNNNNNNNNNNNNNNNNNNNNNNNNNNNNNNNNNNNNNNNNNNNNNNNNNNNNNNNNNNNNNNNNNNNNNNNNNNNNNNNNNNNNNNNNNNNNNNNNNNNNNNNNNNNNNNNNNNNNNNNNNNNNNNNNNNNNNNNNNNNNNNNNNNNNNNNNNNNNNNNNNNNNNNNNNNNNNNNNNNNNNNNNNNNNNNNNNNNNNNNNNNNNNNNNNNNNNNNNNNNNNNNNNNNNNNNNNNNNNNNNNNNNNNNNNNNNNNNNNNNNNNNNNNNNNNNNNNNNNNNNNNNNNNNNNNNNNNNNNNNNNNNNNNNNNNNNNNNNNNNNNNNNNNNNNNNNNNNNNNNNNNNNNNNNNNNNNNNNNNNNNNNNNNNNNNNNNNNNNNNNNNNNNNNNNNNNNNNNNNNNNNNNNNNNNNNNNNNNNNNNNNNNNNNNNNNNNNNNNNNNNNNNNNNNNNNNNNNNNNNNNNNNNNNNNNNNNNNNNNNNNNNNNNNNNNNNNNNNNNNNNNNNNNNNNNNNNNNNNNNNNNNNNNNNNNNNNNNNNNNNNNNNNNNNNNNNNNNNNNNNNNNNNNNNNNNNNNNNNNNNNNNNNNNNNNNNNNNNNNNNNNNNNNNNNNNNNNNNNNNNNNNNNNNNNNNNNNNNNNNNNNNNNNNNNNNNNNNNNNNNNNNNNNNNNNNNNNNNNNNNNNNNNNNNNNNNNNNNNNNNNNNNNNNNNNNNNNNNNNNNNNNNNNNNNNNNNNNNNNNNNNNNNNNNNNNNNNNNNNNNNNNNNNNNNNNNNNNNNNNNNNNNNNNNNNNNNNNNNNNNNNNNNNNNNNNNNNNNNNNNNNNNNNNNNNNNNNNNNNNNNNNNNNNNNNNNNNNNNNNNNNNNNNNNNNNNNNNNNNNNNNNNNNNNNNNNNNNNNNNNNNNNNNNNNNNNNNNNNNNNNNNNNNNNNNNNNTTTTTCTTTTAAGgtggaccgaataatttggTTTGGCCCGATTTATTCATGTTTTAtaatcaaattagaaaaaatcgtgaattttaccatttttttttattcggattcggtcagaatatTTCATATAATTCGGAAAAATTTGGTTTGGCTGAATAATTCGCAATTGCTAACTAGGGCCGCTAGTAGGGTCAATATCTACCTACTCCTACACACACTCATCAACATACGCTTGCATACGACAGGATTTAAGCTCACAACATGCCTCCCTTGGGTGTCGGCTCTTTAAGCCGAAGCTGGCATTACTAGCCTAAGCTAGTGTTCATTGCAGTCTTTAACTTGAATACACTTGTTTTGCACTGTTTTCCTACTCTTTAGCAAGGGTATCAAAATCTAAGCAAAACCCtttattggaattggaattttttgaattgaaCTGCACTGTATAAAAATGATCCAATATTAGTTTTGTAGGTCATTTTTTCAGTTCGATTCGGTTCAGAATCGCAAAACCGACGGTTAAACTGTAACCTGTTTCACTGTTTTGATGGGTCTTTACCCAAAATAAGAATAAACATGTTTTGGTTAGTTGCTTCTGTGTTTGATTCTTTGTGTTTTCATGGGATACTTGACAtatttcatttttgtatttatcCCTTACCAAGAACAATTACAAATTCCATCATCTTCTTACTGCAAGTCTCAAAATTCAACTTTCAACTCTTCGAGTCCCACGGAGGtaattcttctattttctctccaatATCTATACTTCCTACTTCTTACTCCCTCTCTGATCTCTGAAAGTGAACCAATGAAATACATTACAAATTGAATTtacaaattatttttcaaaatcgaCACTATAAATCGCTTGAAAATCAGTTATGAATCGGATAACAAAAATTGATTAGAAATCAGTAAAATCCTAATCAGatgaaaaaaattctaatttcaaCCTATTCCTATCTGGTgtggttttgattttacctaATCAAAATGTAAAATGAATCAAAACTAGTTCGATTAACCAAAATCgcaccatttgacacccctactctttACTCTTCAGTAACTTATCAGTTCATATGTTTTATAGTTTTCTTTCAATCACAACTGTGTTCGCCAACTTGGgcttcttgaaaattttcaagttcaCCCTCATCTATGGGCATCACATAATAGGCAGAAGGCTTAAGTTTTAAAGTTTGTTTCTTTCCAATAGATTTCTCATAGGAACGCTACTGGTTCTTCTTGAGGCTGTTGAAGAGCCTCCTGCTCAACATTATCATGTATCAATGTCATTTTGCAACATCTTGATAGTGATCTATTGCATTCAAAATCATCGTACAAAAATAAACTATCTTGGAATCAAACGGTTTACTTTATTGAAACTACGATGCATGTTCGATTGGAGAAGAGTAATCCACCATGAAAGTCTAGGGTTATAAACCCTAGTTTTCTCCTTCACACACACTCATACTCACAAAGGAGAGAAGGGAGGGATAGAGCAAAcatgggagaggagagagaagcttcaaaaaaaattgtggctctctctcccttgtgttgtaacccggcagtcactgagagggggtgaatcagtgagtctaattcctatcccaaaaaaactgtctgatgtctggacaagaaaaacctgatatacctctCCCTGTTTACacatagtcgtatgcacacttagcctctcataggcactttcaAGTGTGACACCCATTTCATATTCcatgcacttcaatataaaatgcaaataataagcacccacaacacagggtttttacgaggttcgacaatttaCTTATATTCCCGGAGTAGTgcttgtaaaggcttcgtacctactcaatatactacttttgactgcacccacaatcgggagcacccacacccaattttctcaagccgaagctgagatgacaCTCGTAGTACCGGtataatgtgtagcacccactgcACAGgtgcacccactaagcactcaataaagaatacagtaaatttgggcttatatcaatgccctacaatcaagctctgcctagcatatacatccacaactagctagcttACAGTTCATCTACAACTAACCTAGAATGTAtaaattcatccacaactaaccctaacatacatatatgcatataatgtaaatcaaaggttagagaatctcaaaaccaattgcctgggatgactggaaacttatACTGACAAGTTtagtgctcacaccttctctctccttggcttcttgctctttaaAGCAAGCACATCCTtgcttttttctcttccttcttggttttgagttaatgtatcattaacatacatcaaccatctcttttacctcctttaatggcctaagaacatttatcattaaatattcatattcattcaaggaccaacaaagagggggaagtttCTCTTACCAAAACCTTAACctttcttcactcaaaactcatttttcttgcttccatagtgtaggacttgaaaaaaagaagaattagcAACTTGGTTTACctaaatccgagttaaaatgagggagatatgaccatttgaagttggagcaatgagatagcctgaaatgaaatcttcgtaAGAGTGGTGTAGGCTCCGCTGGCGGAGCACGCAATAGGGgtgaaatctgaccgtagatctcatataaaagatcttataatatAAGCCATCCGATTAAACCaatggacaatagatccaaaccattagatttgaatctcgatgacatcATCATGACATATGCGCTGACATCATCAGAAGTGTTGTGGGCAACGGATTGGCTACATCAGCGTATATTTCGGATCTATGTCGGCTTAACCCATAAAGGAAAATCATTTAAAGAccattagatctggatctatatgatctacttgatccagatctaagggattggaatctaagcttcggtgatgatgcacatgccacacacactagtcaatgcaatatggtgtaTCGTCAGACCATTATATCTAATACACTTCACCAATGAGGAGCTTTGGATAAGTatcttcaacgcaagctcttgcacgaaacgtcagatctgaatctgacctacgtggctcaatctgagctatgtattaaggatccctctgattctcttatatacacataagcccctgccttcatgtttccagtgctaaacaccccttatcaactaagaccttcaaaatctcaaaatttcataaatgcccttaaaattttaaaaataaattccaaaaaatccacccaacaccgagagcatactgatgaattttttgtttggattttcgaatcggctttacggaaacacttataaatttttcatacgatatccgatcgagatgaaatgaagtgcttTGGAACTGTAACTGGACGCTCTATAATTtctcagaagactcaatcatctgactcaaccATGTAAATAGACCAAAATGCCCTAGACCTTTCTAATGacacatctttctcatacggaaccagaacgcgatgaaatcagaaccgttggaaatattggattttttttttttgtattgttacatggagaacacttcctttaaaaaattcatcttcaatgtcgaaactaccctcgactgccacaaatgctgtaacttcttcatacagtattgaaatgtgacaaaatcagatgtactggactagataaattataatctatatttttcatgaagaaatgatcttccaaaaatgtatttttcactgctgaaaatgcccccgagcgtaaataggtcaattttaccagttttgacccagaaacccgcatcacatactaaggatgtatcaaaccatttcatgcataccaagcggctctgttatctcatcagtgacacTGGACattaccatgtcatcattttcatccatgtcacccaaactagccacgtcatcaccaccacgtggctgggttgccaacaaggacaaccataaaacaacacctTGTCCCTTTTATAATAAAATCCCTATTAGGATTTCCTCTTGTGGTCCAATTATATTTCTTCAACATAAGGCCAAATCTTGGTGTAGATCcgttttaaaaattgaataactacTTTGCTTCTAAAGTGAGAAGAGGTAGAATCTAAAGAGGATTTCTATCTTTTCTATTATGGGTGATAATATAATCAAAGTATATCTTATTCACTATCACAAGTAAAAAGATAATTAACTATTTAATATTCCCAAATATTGTCATGCaatattaactctttaatttgcacATACTCAACAAATATGTTAGTAATCCCAATACCTTCTTGACCATCTTTTGGGTCATCACTATAATATCTAGTAATTATACTGACACTTAGATTTCCATATTTGACATCATCAAACAATACATAAAGTTCTTAGATGATATCCGGCCATTCCAAGGCAATCTCTCTCTCGGTTCAAGGCATTTTAGATGATATTCGATTTATCTCAAAGGAGTTTTCAAGCTGTAGTTTTTCCTTTATTTGTAAGGAGTCCTACTTTGTAGCCGATTCCTTAGCCAAAAAGGTCATGTCTGAAGCATGTAGGGCCATGTGGCCGTTAATCACTCCGTGGTTGAAGGATCTATGTAACCCTTCTTCTTCGTGTTCCACATGTATTATTGAATAGCCCTCTTTctacccaccaaaaaaaagtaaaaaaagaaagaaaaaaNNNNNNNNNNNNNNNNNNNNaaaaaaagaaagaaaaaaaaaaaaaagtaattgaaGCTAAAAATATGAATTATATTATTTGCGTGTAATGGTGAAGCTAGAACCCAATTTAATCTCTATCATCAATGGAAGTTACATAATGGTTTTAAAACCACCACTAGCAACATCCATCTACTGATGTGGCAATGTTTAAGTTGTCAAAcatttgtctcttttattttcttaaatctcTCTATCCGCCTTTTAAATGAGTGTAAGTAGGACCAGTAAGTAAGACCGATGTTGACACTTGAAGCGTAAATGTAAGTGAATATACGTGCAAAGGATCTGAATTCATCCGATTTGTGTAATCTTGGTCATTtataattagaagaaaaaaaatggagaaatatatatatatatatatagagagagagagagagagagagagagagagagagagagagagagagagagagagagagaccttgaaTTAAAAGTGTAGTAGTACAACACAATTTGATATATCCctagttcattcttaagcaaTCTTCTAGTCCATACTTTATTCTTTCCCTTTAAGATAATCATACTCATcatatccttaaaaaaaaagtaaacatTGACTAAATAAAGATAATAAGACTCTACAACAACCCCCCTCTcgcccacacacacacacacaaaaagcaTCCactaggagattttatttctcaaTAACCAAACCCagccccccaccccaaaaaaaaaaaaaaaaaactacactaACAATCAAACCACCCCTGCCCCATCTTGTCTCCCCCACCGACACATATcctcaaaacaagaaaaaaccaaaactaGCTCACAAGTCTcacagcctctctctctcttaacggGTACAGGGTTCACGTGCCACCCCTAACCTCGAGTTGGGCACATCGTAAAGTACCCTATGGTTCTGCTGCTGCATGTTCGCTATCACATTCAGCACCGAATTCACATTATCCGGCGAACCCGCCATGGCCAAGCAAGTTATACTCCCGGCCGTACTGTGTATCAAAAAGTTCTCTGGCGGCATTGTCACGTTCATTCCCGTAAAATGGAATGTTATCTTCGGCGACACCACCTGCTGCGAATAACAGGTGTCGAACCCACCCAATGCCGACACCGGTCCGGCCTTGACCCGTCGCCGGAACTCGTCTCTCACTGCAATGTAGGCTGGTTGGACCAGCCGGGTGAACACTGTGCCAGAGTCGAAGACGGTTCCGGCACCGGTGGTTGGGTTGAACCCCAATGCGCTTTGTGGGATGGTGACTTGCCGGCGGCCAACACTGATGCCAATCATGTTGACGTAGTAGAGGGAGGACCTTCTTGGGTTGGTGAGAAGAGGGGTGAATTTAATTCGTTGTGGTTGAGAAACCGGTCCGAGCCGGAGTGAACCCGAAAAGTTGGTGGATCGGAAGTCGGGTAAGCAGTAGGAGAAGGTGGATTGGTAAAGGGATTTGGTTTGAGAAAGAAGTGACATGGGGCCCCGCCCGAGTCCGAGCAAGCCCTGAGGCGGCACTGGATTTCCGGCGGCTGCTTTAATGCAGCCGAATGAGTAGTTGGGGACGGGGTCTTGGGCAAGGGCTAACGTGTCTTGCGTGACGGTGGCGGCGATGGTGGCGGAGCCGTATGTGAGGTTAAAAGAGCAAGCGGCGCCACCACAAGTCGGGTTTGGAACCTGCTTGCATTGCGGGGCGGAGCATCCAACGGGTTTGTAAGTTGTTGACTTGGCAGTGTTAAAGACGCTGGAAGAACATCCTACACAGCCGGTGCATGGTACCCATGCAACATCACTGCTTGTGTCCATAGCCACAAACATGGGCTGGGCCGGGGTTCCAAAGTTGGCCCGGACAATGTAGGTTGGGCTTTGGATTATCTGCCGGCCGGAGGCAATTGGGACCATCGATCTCCGACCAACGGCGAGATTGGAGAGAAAAAGGAGCCGAGCTTCGTCTTTCGCGGCCATGTCGAGGATGGTTTGTTCCCAAGAAAGGGCTTTTTTGGGCCGGAAAGGGGAGCATGGGCTGTAGATGTGCATGACCTCAAGGGTGGAGCTATGGTCGGAGGAGCCACAATTAAGGGTGTACCCTTGAGAAGGGTAGAGGCAGAGAAGGGATACTAGGAGGGAGAGGAGTAGAGGGAGTGGTTGAGTTTTCCTCATGATTGGAGGTTGTAGGGAATGAGGGAGGAGTGTTTTACCTTATTGAGGGGAAGGAGTGTGAATTTATAGTGGGTGAGTGAGAGAATGGATGATAGTGGAGTAGTGGAAATGTAGTGTGAGGATAACACAGATTGTATTCTATTTGCTTTAATTTGGAGGAAGGCTATGAGAGTCTCATGGGATTGTCCTTTCCTTTACAGGAATGTGATATTTTATTAAGTGGGAGGCAATGCCAGGGCTTCTAGAATGATGTGGGCTAGATTACTTGCCTTGCGTTTAATGATATacagtcccccccccctctctctctctctctctctctctctctctctctctctctctctctccttgagaggtgtggtggtggtggggataCTGATAGAATTAGGAGTTGATGAGAATCTCAGTGAAGAAATTAGAAGAAATTAATTATAAGTTGGGTTtaatataaagagagagagagagagagagagagagagagagagttcttgtAGTGGGACTAGTAGCCCCACAAGCTTGTCAGTGAGCAATTGATGTGATATTTTATTAAGTGGTGGGTGGGTCCAAGAGCATCATAGTGGGACCTAATGTAAAATGATTTTATCACAATGTCCAAAATTCCCGGTTAGTAGAGATGCATAGAATCCCAAGATTAGTATCTCATCCCTCATAGGATTTCGCATAGGCAGGATTAGGGATGTCAATTCTAGGCATTACGCCATGAGACCCGATTGAACCGTttgaaaaaaatctaaaattggcTTGATCTGTTTATTAAATGTATTGAGTTCACGTCCAAGTCGAATATTATTCGATCACTCTCAGTGTGAAAATCTTATTTAACGGTCACTTATCTAATTAATAGCTTGATTCAGTTCAAAATGTTTAAAGTATGTTTATTTAGTCCAATTCATATAAAGGTTCTTTTGGAAATAAATGTCTCGTTAACCAGGTTAATCCAGTTATTTATAGCTCCATTAAAAAACTGGTACCCAATGAATTATTTATATATGAGACCATATCTAACCTGTAAGGACCAATCATGATGTGATGCACTTAAGTACGGAAGATCAAGTAAGGAAAGCTGATTATGCCCGagtgattaacacccttagacaGTCATTTATTTTCTCCCAAATTAATATACAAGACACttatattcacccaaaaaacaaaaaaacaggACACTTACATTAAAGCACCcagaaaaaatttataaaataatttgGATAAATAGAAGTTAATTCatgacaccccccccccccctaatgTGTTCACCATTACAATAAATATTGCATGCTATTCCTTACAAAGCTTGTTCCATAGGATCCGAAATATAAAAATCTATAGAAGGTAAGTGAAAGCAAATCAATTATTGAGCTGCGTCACTGTACTGCCAGTTTTAACTTTCAAGGATGGATTATTATTGTCTAGCTTATCAGGCAACatcagactctctctctctctctctaagtcaCGTGAAAGGTGGTGTGAAGAGAAAGTACATTGATGGGGCATTGTAGCAGTCTacttcatatgtttaatatattTACCATAAGAACTTTGATGATTAGCTTTTAGAAAGGTAAAACACATGCGAGTGTCATTTGGATCTGTAATTGATCTCCCGCCGATtaaatttttaaggaaaagaagaagtgaagaaggtAAAAGCAAAACCACTTTATAGTATTGTTTATATTGTTGTTATGGgttcctttgtttcttctcccattctcaaTATATTTGCCAATTGCCCATCCAAAAGgagagaaacaaattaaagacAAGACTCTTGTGACAGTCAAAATGAGAGGTGATCTTTCACGTGACATGTCACATGTTCCACTGGTATCACCCCAttatctcctcttctttttttttggtagaacattaTGTCCTCTTCATgtgatacatttttttttttaatgaataggCTCGATCGAGATTGGCCTGATCCGACCACTTAATATTCCTTACTTGAAGTGATACAATTTAGTGGTCAAAAGAAAATTAGTgtgttttgaaaagaaaattgatacCGCACATGAATCCTTAgtggaatgtttttttttttttttttcattctaaatTTAAAAGCAGAAgattatattaaaagaaagtcaTAATTAGTGCACGAAGCTCTCGATACAATGAAGTTTGAGAGGGGCATTGTGTAAGTAGTCTTACCCCCTACTTCGTAGGAGAAGCTATTTCTAAGTTTTGAACCtatgatcaaaattaatgtaGGGGCATAAACTAATGAATACAAAGAACATGAACGAATCTTGGTTGCTGCCAAGTAGTTGGCAACCCCTGGTAACAGACAGAGAATGAAATCTTATTGGTAGGGGTGAAAAATTGTTGCTAGCTACTTTGGCTACAACCCGGGCaatagtcaattttttttttcaaagagaacaaatgattgaagaagcttaccccaccttcgacattgccatcaataggGAAAGACCCAATCCAACAAAAGACTAACCAGAAAGCTAGTATCTTGGTCTGTTAATACaatcaattcaaaattcttcCATGATGGATACAGGAAAGCAGTCATAGAAGAAGACATTCTAGACTTTGCACCCTCTTTTACTAAGAGTTCGCCTTAGGATTAGTTTCTTGGTAGCAATGCATGATCTCCTATAGAAAGAATTAAGGAAAGGCTGTAAGGATAACCATTGTTTCCAAAACAAATCATGGACTTCACTTTGCCTAAACTGACAAGACAATTGCCACAGAATCACACTCAACCAATAAGTTTATCACTCCAAGATCTGCAGCCCTGGATAAAACAACATAAGAGCCGAAATTTCCACTACAAAATCTATTTTAAGACCAAGAAACCCTTTAAACTCCAATAATACTAAACCCGCAAAATCTCTAAATAAACCACCAGCCCCTGCCCTATCAGGACTACCAAGGGAGCAACCGTCAATATTCAGTTTGATCTAGCCTGTGGATGACTTACATACAAAAACGTCACTAATTTTGGATTGCAATGGGATTTCATGGCCTTTTCATCTATCTCTCCTTGATCTGCTCTAGTGGTGGAAACGCAATGCCAACCATCCAGAGATAGAATACCTTGGCGAGGGATATGAACCCCCACACTGTTGAGTAACTGTAGCCTTAGGATTTTGAAGACGAATTTCCTCCCAAgcaaataaaatagtaaaactCTTGATGTGATTAAACTCCACACACACCGATCATCAATTTGAAAGGGAGGAATTTTAACAGATTTAACATTGCTAAAAAATACCTTTAAGAAACTCCGATGATACATTTGGAAAACTCCACCTAAAATCAATGATAAAATGTGAGACCATAGAATTAAGGTGCCCTGAAACAAAGATGCTTCCAATCCTGATGATTCTTCAATTGATGCGTCATCCAAATATCTATCCTTCCAAAAATCAACTTTCCTA from Macadamia integrifolia cultivar HAES 741 chromosome 14, SCU_Mint_v3, whole genome shotgun sequence encodes the following:
- the LOC122062083 gene encoding aspartyl protease AED3-like — protein: MRKTQPLPLLLSLLVSLLCLYPSQGYTLNCGSSDHSSTLEVMHIYSPCSPFRPKKALSWEQTILDMAAKDEARLLFLSNLAVGRRSMVPIASGRQIIQSPTYIVRANFGTPAQPMFVAMDTSSDVAWVPCTGCVGCSSSVFNTAKSTTYKPVGCSAPQCKQVPNPTCGGAACSFNLTYGSATIAATVTQDTLALAQDPVPNYSFGCIKAAAGNPVPPQGLLGLGRGPMSLLSQTKSLYQSTFSYCLPDFRSTNFSGSLRLGPVSQPQRIKFTPLLTNPRRSSLYYVNMIGISVGRRQVTIPQSALGFNPTTGAGTVFDSGTVFTRLVQPAYIAVRDEFRRRVKAGPVSALGGFDTCYSQQVVSPKITFHFTGMNVTMPPENFLIHSTAGSITCLAMAGSPDNVNSVLNVIANMQQQNHRVLYDVPNSRLGVAREPCTR